A window of Streptomyces profundus genomic DNA:
GCCGGTGAGGTTGGTGTCCACCACCCGCCGCCACTCCGTCAGCGGATAGTCGCCGACGGGCGCGCTCGCGCCGCCGACACCGGCGTTGTTGACGGCCAGATGGAGCGTTCCGTAGGTGCCGGTCGCGAAGGAGACCGCGGCCTCGACGGACGCCGGATCGGTCACGTCCAGGCGCACGGCGGACGCCTTCCCGCCGCCGGCCACCAGCTCCTCGGCGGCCCCGTTCGCGCCGTCCTCGTTGAAGTCGGCGATCACCACCCGCGCCCCGCCGGCCGTGAGCCGCCCCGCGACGGCCCGGCCGATCCCGGAGGCACCACCGGTCACCAGGGCGGTCTTGTCGGCGAACTCCGTGCGGTACTCCGTGACGCTCATCGGGATTCCTTCGGCGCTCGGCTGGCCCGCCAGGGCGGGCGGCACGATTCCACGGTAAGCCTTATGCGCGGGTGCGACAGAATATATCCGAGGATGTACTATCTGCGGCTTTAGCTGTCCCCGTTTGATCTTGGTGGGCTTCAACGAGCCCTGGTCAGCCCTGGTCAGCCCTGGTCGGCTCCGGTCGGCTCCGGTCAGTTTCGGGGGCTCCTCCGCGGCCACCGCGCCCGGGAACGCGAAGACCGGTGTCGCCCCCGAGGACGGGGCGACACCGGCCGGTTCGCGTGGCGTGGAGCGTGGCTCGGGGTCAGTTCCCCCCGGCCAACTCGTACGCCATATCGGGCGAGAACGAGCCCGCGGGCCCCGCGCAGCCGTCCAGTTCACCGGGCAGCTTGATCCACAGGTAGGCGTCGATCCGCTCGTTGCCGGTGTTGGCGGTCGGGTTCTCCCCGATCAGCCGTCCCGGCGGGTCGCACCACTCGGAGCCGTCCGGGCCGTTGCCGTTGCGGCTGGTGTCGATGACGGCGGTCAGGCTCGGGTCGCCCAGCTCGTTGAGCACCCCTTCGACAAAGGCGTTCTCCTCGCCGGTCACCCGGTAGTTGGAGACATTGCTGTAGATGCCGTCGCCGCTCTCCAGTACGCCGGCCTCGCGGAGGGTGTCCGCGATGGTGGCCGGCTCGTGCCAGTCCGAGTGGCCGGCGTCGAAGTAGACCTTGGCCTCCGGGTTGGCGGCGTGGATGATGTCGGCCGCCTCGGCGAGCGAGGAGAACCGCTCGGCGCGCTCCGCCCCGTCCAGGCAGGTGGTGAGCGCGAGCGAGTCCGGCTCCAGGACGATCAGCACCGGCTCGTCGCCGAGACCGGCGGCGAAGTCCTGGGTCCAGTCCAGATAGGCGGGGAAGTCGGGGGCGCCGCCGGCCGACGCGCCACCGCAGTCCCGGTTCGGGATCATGTAGGAGACGATCACCGGCACCTCGCCGGCCGCCGAGGCCGCCGAGGTGACGGCGGTGGCCTCGGCGGTCACGGTG
This region includes:
- a CDS encoding glycoside hydrolase family 6 protein, which gives rise to MRTARAAQSPTPTTTDPRRRRRRAPLLLAAAASVGGLLASGTFASSAQGADTAALPDDTVFHNYPANVHAWVEENPNDHRQPLIAERIASQPQAVWFANYEPSTVTAEATAVTSAASAAGEVPVIVSYMIPNRDCGGASAGGAPDFPAYLDWTQDFAAGLGDEPVLIVLEPDSLALTTCLDGAERAERFSSLAEAADIIHAANPEAKVYFDAGHSDWHEPATIADTLREAGVLESGDGIYSNVSNYRVTGEENAFVEGVLNELGDPSLTAVIDTSRNGNGPDGSEWCDPPGRLIGENPTANTGNERIDAYLWIKLPGELDGCAGPAGSFSPDMAYELAGGN